The region GGGGCGAGTTTCTGTCCTTCAAGTTCCGCATGCAAGGTATACACGTGGTCGCGCGGCATGTCCGCCGTCAGCGACAGGATATGCGCGGCCACATTGCCGGTCGTGATCAGCTTGCCGTCGATTTCGCAGCCCAGCAGCTCGTCCAGGGTGGGCAAGGTGGTTGGCAATTGCACGCACTGGAGTATCGTGTTGCCATTGCGCACGCGATGCGGACCTTGCGACGGCTGCGCCATGGCGCCGCGCGCGTCGAGCATGGCGCGGCCATCGGAAGCGTAGCGGTAGCCGGCCGTGTCGTGCTCGACAAAGGCGCTGACATTCATCTGCCAGCCGGCAGCACCGTGCGTGCGTGCCGGCGTGCCGAACACCTGCGCGTAGCGGTTGGCGGCCTTGCGCATCATGGCGATGGTCCAGGCGGCGTTGCGCTTGGCCACGTTGTCTTGCCACAAGGTGTGGTCCCACGTGTGGATGCCGCACTCGAAACCGGCGTCGCGCACGGCGCGCAGTTGCGCCGCGCATTGCTTGCCGATATCGGGGCCCGGCAGCAAGGTGCCATACATCAATGTTTTCAAGCCATAGTGCTCGACCACGGAAGTCCGCGACACCTTGCTGAAAAAGCCGGGCCGCAAGGCGCGCCGCAAGGCCCAGCCCGTATGGTCGGGGCCCAGCGAGAACAGAAAGGTGGCGTTGGCCTGGTGCGCGCCCAGCATGCGCACCAGGTTGCCCATACCTTCGCGGGTGCCGCGATAGGTATCGACGTCGATTTTCAGGGTCAGGAACGGCTTGCTCAACATTAATCCATCAAGGCTTTGGCTTGGGCTACCTGGCTGCGGTAGGCGTCAAAAATATTGCGCAGGGAATCGGCCATGGTGGTGGTCGGCGCCCAGCCCAGCTCTTCGCAGGTATTCGTGATTTTCGGCACGCGGTTCTGCACGTCCTGGTAGCCGGCGCCATAGTAGGCGCCCGAGGTCGTTTCCACGATTTTCACGTGTTTCGCGCCTTCGGCGTATTCCGGGTATTCGGCAGCCAGGGTCAGCATCATGCCGGCCAGGTCGCGGATCGAGTAATTGTTGACCGGATTGCCAATGTTGTAAATCTTGCCGCTGGCGATGCCGTTCTTGTTGGCGATGATGCGGATCAGCGCATCGATGCCGTCGTCGATGTAGGTGAACGCGCGTTTTTGCGCACCGCCGTCGACCAGCGAGATGTTTTCGCCGCGCACGATATGGCCGAAGAATTGCGTGACCACGCGCGAGGAACCTTCCTTTGGCGTGTGGATCGAGTCCAGGCCGGCGCCGATCCAGTTAAATGGACGGAACAGCGTGAAGTTCAGGCCTTCCATGCCGTAGCCCCAGATTACGCGGTCCATCAGCTGCTTGGCGTTCGAATAGATCCAGCGC is a window of Janthinobacterium sp. 1_2014MBL_MicDiv DNA encoding:
- a CDS encoding bifunctional UDP-4-keto-pentose/UDP-xylose synthase — translated: MKKVLILGVNGFIGHHLSKRILETTDWHVYGMDMNTDRITELLDNENYKSRMHFFEGDITINKEWVEYHVKKCDVILPLVAIATPSTYVKQPLRVFELDFEANLPIVRSAAKYGKHLVFPSTSEVYGMCHDEEFDPENSELICGPINKPRWIYSNAKQLMDRVIWGYGMEGLNFTLFRPFNWIGAGLDSIHTPKEGSSRVVTQFFGHIVRGENISLVDGGAQKRAFTYIDDGIDALIRIIANKNGIASGKIYNIGNPVNNYSIRDLAGMMLTLAAEYPEYAEGAKHVKIVETTSGAYYGAGYQDVQNRVPKITNTCEELGWAPTTTMADSLRNIFDAYRSQVAQAKALMD
- a CDS encoding polysaccharide deacetylase family protein; translation: MLSKPFLTLKIDVDTYRGTREGMGNLVRMLGAHQANATFLFSLGPDHTGWALRRALRPGFFSKVSRTSVVEHYGLKTLMYGTLLPGPDIGKQCAAQLRAVRDAGFECGIHTWDHTLWQDNVAKRNAAWTIAMMRKAANRYAQVFGTPARTHGAAGWQMNVSAFVEHDTAGYRYASDGRAMLDARGAMAQPSQGPHRVRNGNTILQCVQLPTTLPTLDELLGCEIDGKLITTGNVAAHILSLTADMPRDHVYTLHAELEGQKLAPIFEQLLTGWKAQGYQFASMGDYYEKIKNTDLPVCPITWDELPGRSGRLIVQGKAA